CAGAGCGTTGGCAAAAAACAGCTCTTTTGGTTTTTTCTGCGTTGGCTTTTGTGTCGGCAAAAACCAAATGTGCTGTTTGTGCGGTTGGCTTTCTTTGTATGTTGCCCAACGTCCCGTATAAAAACAGTGCGATGATTGGCGGCGATGATTTTCCGCAGGAAAATCAGACGCAAGAAGTACACACAAACTCTCGAATCGACACTAATATAGCATTGTTTTTATACATTGTTAGCAAATGGTTTATTTTCTAAGATGGACTATAAGAGATCAGTGTTTTATCAAGTTCTTTTAAAGAATCCGGATGAATAATGGTTGTGTCGATTCTCAGTTCAGACTGATCTGTTTTAATTATATAATCTCCCGCAAACTTTCTAACTGTCCGAATTTTATTTAATTCTAATTTCTTGGGGAATAGAGAAGTCCTATAAATAATTCCGTTTTCGATCTTCAAATACTGATTGAAGTATTCAAATGAGTAGTAAGCGATATTCGCAATTGGCAAAAATACCCAGATCCAAAAAGTCCACTCTCTGCTATCGACAAATAGGATATTTACGATCAAAATTATGAACCAGGCAATGACCAACATAAGGTAGAACCTCGACCGTCCTTTTTTGTATTTGATCTTCATTTTTCCTGAATTAAGTAAAGTGATTTATTCGTTTTTTTAACTATTTGCTAACTAGTATATATCCACAAAAATATACCACTTTTTTAATTTTTAGGCTTGTTTTTATACTTTTTTGCCATTTTATCTAATGGACTTTCTATCTTTTTAGTGCTTTTTTGACTAATATGAGTATAAACTGTAGTCGTTTTGATACTGCTATGACTTAAAAACTTTTGTATATATCTTATGTCTGTCCCGCCTTCTAACAAGTTCTGACTAACGTAAAATTATATCACTATAAATCAGTTGTTTATATTTTATTCAACATTACAATTTTCAATCCAAATTTACTCATTTTACGTTAGTTGAGGGACTAAAGTTTCTATGAGTCTATGAGAGATGGCTACCAACGTCCCGTATAAAAACAGTGCGATGATTGCGGCGATGATTTTCCGCAGGAAAATTAGACGCAACAAGTACGCACAAACTATCAATTAGAAACTAAGATAGCATTGTTTTTATATGTTGTTGTACACAGTAGTGTGTCCTGCGTTACTTGGGGATACAAGATAGTGATTAAGTTCATTGAAAACAAGTAACATAACTGTAATTGAGATGAGAGTCTCATTGGTATTTAGAAACGACCCTGGCATTTGTTTCAGGTGGATTCACGTAAAGAGATGATGAGGATTGGTCTCTCGGCTGGGAGTGATTAGGCACACCAGTCAAACCGCCTTATGGGGCTTTCCTTTCACGGGTTGGTCTTGAGCGATAAGGTTAAATGCACTACCTGTGTTGTTTTCAGAGTAGTTTGCTATGGTAGGAGTAAAGAAGCTGAAAGAGACGAGATTGAACCCTTGTAGAAGTGTCGTAAACAACTTTAGTATTGTCAAAATCGAGGGATGGGCGGTCTTGCGAGAACAGAACTTGACATGATACCTATTTCTGGTCAAGTGGCAATCGGCATAAAGAGGGCAGGAGCTTTGCTTACGGCTCAATTACGGAACAGGAGAAGCTAATTAATAGTGCAAAAATACCACAACCCCGAAGGGCAAGGTAGAAAGTAGCGATACTGTTAATTAGTGGCGGATTAGTCTGTAGTAGTGATGAAGTTTCTGTAATGGAAATGGAGCGAAGGGACTGACTTAACAGTTTTAAATTGTATTACAACTAAAGATTTTTTTTTAGGATGATTTTCAAAGAGAAACAAAAGTCGCAACCGATATTAAAGCGACAGGTATGGGATGCCTTTAAAAAGGTAAAGAGTAACAAAGGTATTTCAGGTGTTGATAATTTGTCAGCACAAGAAGCACATTCACGTCCTATGAAATACTTATATCCTGTATGGAATAGGTTAGCCATGGTAGTTATTTTCCAGCACTGCGCGAGGTAGAAATACCCAAAGAAGACGGTCGAATCAGGAAGCTTGGCATTCCAACAGCACAAGACCGAACGGCTCAAATGGTAATAAGAGAAGAATTAGAACAGATTGTAGATAAACAGTTTAGTAAAGATTCTTTTGGCTATCGACCAAACAAATCAGCGCATCAAGCCATAAAGCAATGCAGGGAAAACTGCATGAAAATGGATTGGGTGATAGATTTGGATATCAAGAGTTTTTTTGATGAGATAGACCATGACTTAATGCTTAAAGCATTAGGACATTTTACCAAAGAAAAGCATATTCACTTGTATGTAGCACGTTGGTTAAAGGCTCCAATTCAAAAGAAAGACGGTAGTATTCATTCACGAGACAAAGGCACACCACAAGGAGGTGTTATTAGCCCATTACTGGCAAACATTTTCTTGCATGTTGTTTTTGATAAGTGGATTGAGAACAACCACCCGGAAGTAAAGTTTGAGCGCTATGCTGATGATATTATCATCCATTGCGATAATTTTAAACAAGCCTTGCGGACGTTGGAAGCGGTAAAAGCCCGATTTAAACAGTGCAAATTGCAGATAAAAGACGGCAAGAGCAATATCGTTTATTGCAAACGCAACCAAAAGAAGCATCCACCATTTAAGGTTCATTATGTAACATTCGATTTTCTTGGATTTACATTTAAGCCAAGAATGGTAAAGGGCTATTTTGGGAACTTTCATTTGGGATTTACACCGTCAATCAGTCGTAAACGACAGAAACGCATCAATCAAACTTTGTTTAAGATGAAACTTCATCGTATGGTTCATTTACGCCTGCCAGATTTGGCAGGCATAATAGCAGAAAAAGTACGAGGTTGGATTAATTATTACGGCAAAGTAAGAATGAGTGAATTACACTATGTATTTCGTTTCTTGAATATGCGTCTGGCAAAATGGGTACGCAACAAATATCGGAGATTTAGGCGTAAACACTGGTTTTTTGCCTACAAATGGTTACAGGAAACTGCAAAGCATTATCCTAATCTGTTTGTGCATTGGCAATACGGTTTTACGCCATAGACTTGTTAAGAAGAGCCGTATGATGGGAGACTATCACGTACGGTTCTGTGAGAGGTTTAGGGGTGAGATTCCCTTTACCTACTCGACTTTTTTCTCCTAATTAAAATCAAAAAAATTATAATTAAGAAATATAAAATATTTTCTCTTATTAAATCAACTACTGTAATATTATCATTAAAGTAAGCATAAATTGACCAAATAAAAAAAAATGAGACTATAATAATTATTAAAATAAAAAAGTATTTCATTATCTAATCACGACAAGATTGAATCAAATTATATGTTGCCCAAGCTTTAGTTACTAAAAATGAGCCTAATGCCAAAGCTCCTACACCTGTTGGTCCTGCTGCAACTGTGGCAACTGCAGCTCCTGCTGTAACAAGTAGACTAGATACTATTGCTCTATCACAGCCATCCATAGCACTTACATCTACATTTTCATCTTCATATAAATCTGACAAGTAGTTATCAAACTCTAAATAAATAATTACATTTTGATTGTCAGCTTCACTAAGATTATATCTTGCAAGTTCTTCGTAAAACATATCTGATTGGAAGATACCTTTTAAACTTTCACTGATATTTATAATATTAGGATTATATCCATATTCTATTAAAAGACTTTCTGATCCAAATTCTCGGGCATAACTTAAAGCACTAGGGAATGACTCTTCAACAAAATTCCAATGATTATTAAGCTCCTCAGTTGAGAAGTAATCTGAAGCTGAAGTTCCACCTCTTTTAAAAGAATTATTATTTTGATTACCTAATAAATTTGCATGCATTGTTTTTAAATCATCACTATCAACTGAAAGATTTTTTGGATCATCGTCTACAGTGCAAGAGATTAACAAAATAATAGATACAAGAAATGTTGCAATTTGTGTTTTTTTAAAATTTTTAATAAAATTCATTTTTCTTAAGTTTATGAAGGATTTATTAACCTTCTGATTAACATTAATCTACTCTTTCGATTTTCGTAACTCGTCTGTCATATTTTTTATTTCTTTTCGACAGAATTTCACATGTTTTTGATTTTGGATTGTCAGTCCTTTTTTAACCGTAATATAGTTTTAATGTAGCATAACTAGTATATATCCACAAAAATACACCACTTTTTTAATTTTTAGACTTGTTTTTATACTTTTTTGCCATTTTATCTAATGGACTTTCTATCTTTTTAGTGCTTTTTTGACTAATATGAGTATAAACTGTAGTCGTTTTGATACTGCTATGGCTCAAAAACTTTTGTATATATCTTATGTCTGTCCCGCCTTCTAACAAATTCTGACTAACGTAAAATTATATCACTATAAATCAGTTGTTTATATTTTATTCAACATTTCAATTTTCAATCTAAATTTACTCATTTTAAGTTAGCCGAGGGACTAAAGTTTCTATGAGTCTATGAGGGATTGCCCATAACGGCATCGGCTATGAGTAGTTGCGTGGGTTAGCACTTAACTTTGCAAGTACACACCAAACTGAAAATCCGCGAGGATTTTCAGAAGTAGGCGAGAACAAGCAATTACTTATAGCCATTGTTGTAGCCAGTTGTGTGTCCTGCGTTACTTGGGGATACAAGATAGTGATTAAGTTCATTGAAAACAAGTAACATAACTGTAATTGAGATGAGAGTCTCATTGGTA
This genomic window from Flavobacterium sp. CS20 contains:
- a CDS encoding tyrosine-type recombinase/integrase — encoded protein: MLEGGTDIRYIQKFLSHSSIKTTTVYTHISQKSTKKIESPLDKMAKKYKNKSKN
- a CDS encoding tyrosine-type recombinase/integrase: MLEGGTDIRYIQKFLSHSSIKTTTVYTHISQKSTKKIESPLDKMAKKYKNKPKN